In Lineus longissimus chromosome 5, tnLinLong1.2, whole genome shotgun sequence, the genomic stretch GGGAGCAAGGTCTAGTAATAGTTTATTGCTGATTGCTGATTGATGTTGGGCGTCTGACGACCTTATGGTGACGTACAAAGACTGTCGAGGAAACCCCTTTCGTCATGCTTAACATATTATCATATTTTCCCCTGGGGAATGGACAATGCGCTAACACAGCATCCGGAGTGTAAACTTGCCTGGCCCGCTTCTCAATACCGCAGGAAGTTCGGACCGGGTAAGCCTCTCGCTCGGTCTGATACTCGAACACAAGCTAAGCCTGCTGATCTCCAGAATAGAGGCCAACAAGAGTGATCCACATCACATCGCTGGGTTATTAAATTGGGTAATTGCTGCTAATATCATTCGATTAATAGTGACTTCATTGTATGTACTCTTATAGAGTTTTATTGTGTCCTGGTTTTGTTTCTGTGAACAAATGAATAGGTGTATTGGTATTGCTTACTTAGAAACAACCGCTACGTGaagtattcctcatacaagtaTGCAGACACTGAAAACTAAGATGAAAGGAGCGGTTTCCGTCATTGTGAACTGTTTTCACTAAACCCTTACCCTAGCCGACCATTACTGATCGGAAGGTGTTGTTGTTGACGGATGGCCATCGCaaagaaaattgtaaactaGTGGGTGGCAAATCTCGATATTTTATATATATGACGATGGAgtgaaaaaccctgaatctcaggatgtatGGTTGACCGGTCTTTTCACATGGCTTAGAAACCTACTTTCTCGCATAATCCAACTGTAATGTAGTACCTATGAATTGAGTAGGATTTACTTGTAACGGGATTTCTCGAACGTAAAGTATGAAACTGTCGTTGTTTCAATCAGATTAGTTTTGGTAGCTTGTAGAAAGTTTTGCCTTATTACTTGAAGATCATTCGAAACTAAACCATGATAGATACATGTTGACCTTGTAGGGGCCCTGAAGGGAGAGACCTTTTCAGTGTTTGGATTATTTAATGACAGggtgatgacatggatgatgatgacaaggtcgtaatgacatgtatgatgtatagtacatgtagtgcagAGTAGGCTTACTCGGTCAAGGATACGATCAAGTCGTTTAGAGAGTACATTAAGGCAACTTGACGGGAAAAAACTGTAAGTATATGTAGGTATCATGTGATTGATCATTATACATATTTCGAGTTCCAAGTATTAATTAGGAAAATCGCGGTAGGACGAGtccggtccaatgcgtccggagtgtactctATCCGTACCAAAGCCATTTGAAGTTCAAGTCATTGTCGTTCTCTAAAACTATCTAAACACAGAATACAATGGGACCTGAATATTCGCAATTGAGGTCATGTACCACACACAGTTTATATAAACGCTAGTTGGGGTGCACAATCTAATTAAAATTCGATTTACTAAAATCAATAATAACATGTTATAGTTAGACTAGTGTGGCAAAATTGCGTTGTATTTCGACCAAGCCGTCATCGTGATGTATGAGCAGAAGAAAACTTAAATCCGTATACATTTAATATCAGAAATTGCTTCGTCTTTCAATACTTGTCAATTGTCTGGTAAATTTCATCATCAGGAATTTTACTTTGCTTCGTTTTCtaccttcatgtacatgtatatcctttttAAGTTTTCACCATCTTACGCCTTAAGTTTATGTGTGTTACCGTATTTCCATGTTACCGTGTTACCGCgttatttctgtgttttttcattttcatcacccCGCAAAGATTCGCCCTTTTTCCCTTTCAGAAAATGGTCCGTTGGCGGTGTCCAGGGTATCCAGAATGCCCCAAGATCTTCCTCTACGCAGGCGCCATGAAGGCACATCTCCAGGCATGTCCTCATGCCAAAAAACGACGCGTCAATACCGAAAAGGGGGACTATGAAACCATGCTGACTATCATACAATTTGTTGAGGACCAACAGAAAGGGAATGTGACTTGCTCTAGGAGATTTGTTCCTTCGTTCCGCACGGATTCAAACTACTGAAGGACTCTTAAAGGAGGAGGTCTTGAAAGTTACCTATTGCTGCTTCAAGGTACTGTTGTCCCACACACTTCCTCTGAAGAGGGGACAAGTGGTAGCATGAATGAATCAAAActggtctttattaattcttggtggAATCAGAGTCTTTATTGAAAGAATCTGGTGGAATCATATACAATCTTAAGCCATTAAAGGGGTCTGTGCTTTCTCTCTCACAGTTTCTTCCACCTGTCTTCTTAGTTGTACGTATCACACACCACAGAACATCAAAATTGCCCCGAAAGCAAGTACTCAGTCCAGGTGGCCGATTGTCAGGGTTGTGACCAACAGACAGGCTCGTGGTTGCCTTATGAAACTTTACACACATCGGGCCTGTCTTggacaaatttcaatttcaaccaaCCATTTCTAGGAGCAGTGCAGTATAAAAGGTTTAAGTGTTcaaaggtgctgccatctgagcaaAGAAAGTGGAACTAGGCACTTGGCTGAAACAAAAAATGTCTTGACTTTCTTCAACTTTTCGCACACGTTAGGATGAAATTGAAACATGAAGTTAAAATGAATATATGTATAATTTATAGCTCAAACCAATAGGTTTTCGCTATCAGTAATAAATCGATTAATTTACAAATGTATCACGATAAATAAATGAGGTCAGCAGTTTAGGCCTGCATAATTATCATACATTGCGAGATATTTTATCAGTGCATTGTGGCCTAATTAATGTCAAATGATCTGTATACAGGTATACACTAACCATGTCATTGATCAAATGggaaaagacaatgtcacatgcATGAGCTTGATGTTTATCAGACCAACGGAAGACGGCTTATACCAAGGAGGCCACTGAGTCCGTTCTAAAATtcttggatatacatgtacatgccactGGATATGAAAATCATCATCGTGACCATGCACAGAAGGCTTTTTCGGACCTGATGCAGTTTACATGTACAGCGTCTAATATCCACAGACCTTTGGTGATGTGGTAGTTACATTATTTTCACTTGGCAATGTGTAATTGTTTCGTAAACTGACATCCATACGAGAAAAATGAATATTCACGAGTCCGTCCGCCAACTTGTGAGCCAAGTTCGTCGCGGTAGTGGTGACAACCGGAGTAGAAGTGACCCGAGGCGTGGCAGCGGAGACAAATCACGGCACAACAGCGTGGATACCTCCCCGCACCGTCATGGAGGCAGCGGTGATAGCCAGACGCGTACACGTCTTGGCAGTTCCTCCACGCTGCCGCGCCGCTCACTGGAAAACATCATCAGTCTTGGTTCACGGTCCAATAGTCGCGAGCGGTTGATTTCAAATTCCGATACTCCGCCCAGTCCGTTGTCGCCGCTGATCAGAAACATTGCAATGTTCGGTGCACCTCCTGGATCACCAACGTTACCTCGTACCGCAGCCACAAGCACAGTCCCTCATCAGGGACTCTCCTCGAAGAATAACGAGTGGACAGAGTAAGATTCTTTACTTCAAACTCTTGCCTTCAACAACGGGCCGCCGTTGGCTATCACACGACAGAAATTTGCTCTCAAACATCTGAGTGACCAACCTCCATAAGACATGCATGATGGATCTAGCTAccaatatacatatatatgacAGTCTCCGACTCGTTAATTGAAACGCCCATTGCCATCACTGTAAAATCAATGCCTTCGCTCAACAGCTTTGATGGTAATATCGTTCGTTGACATGGTTCCAAAGCTATCACCAAAAGTTTCTCGAAAAAACGATAAGATGGTGTAAATAAAATAGGATGTGGTTATGGGTATCTTTTCACTTATTCGTCCCACCACCATCATCAATGACATAACTTAGAGTATTTGTGCTTGCAGGGTACAGACGGCCCTGGTAACTCTTTTCCAGAGAAAGAAGTTGCCGGACAACCAGCTGTCTTTTCTACTAATTACACTGAGGTAAGCCCGTATTTACGTGTACCGAATGTTAGCTTATTGTATTCTTTATtcaaacaaaattaactttatcaAGGTTATTTTGCAGGAAGATGGTGAAATCTGAAGTTGGCGGTTTTATCTACGACTTCTACAAGGTAAGCATTTCTcaacaaaaaaaatttcttcaaaaatattGGGCCTCAGCCGGGAATTGATGCTGAACCGGGGACCTCCCGCACCCAAAGCGGGGATCATAACTCTAGACCACTGAGCCGTCATGAATGATTCAACAGAAGTAGGCATATTGTATCTGCTTGGATAAAATCAAACTAATTTGTCTTTAGTGCGGGTTTGGGGATCCCAAAAACGATGTACGCGATATCTGGTATGATTTTGAACAGCCGATTATAATGAACAGTTCCAACCAGAACGACTTTGATGAGATTGGTAGAAAGATATGTACTTCTCGATATGATATTAGGGCCTGGTTACTCCAAAAAGTTaactccttcagttaagccatTAGATTTAACGCCAAGTGGTATATAATCCTATACCATATTCATTGTTGTTTTCTTTAAAGAACCAGTTGATGAAGAAAGGGATGCAGATTTTGCGGAATAGTCTTCAGAGCGAAGGTGAGGCGGATTGTATTTCTTTATTAAACAAGACTTTACAAAGGTACCTTGTTATATATAATGTTGTAATCATGCGTCAAGGACCTTTCCCATATCAGCACAGCCCAGTTCTCCGTCGatactttgaaataaaatacttGAATACAGTGTGGACAAATTACAGGGAGTTTCGATaatcgtatacatgtacattttttttcaggtgaGGAACTTCTGCAGGAACTCGGTGACCTCTGGGACTGTTTCTTCCGCGAGACCCTACCGACTTTACAGATGCTTCTCTTCCCCATCGAGACCATGGAACTGCCCATCAGAAACCTAACATTGATAGGCTTTCGTGATAATGTGGTGCTCAAGAAAGACTTGGAAGGTGAGTAATCGTCCTTTGGATAGAGAACTCAAAGATTCACCCAACGATCCTTAAAATATTCCTAAAAATCGAGACATTTAAGCTTTCCTGAAACCGCTCAGTCTTTTTCGGCGGGCACAAAATCTTTAACCTCATCGGTGCTTATAATGTTCTACTTTGCCTTCCAGAGATTTTGATAGAAGTCAACTCTTCCGTTCCTCCGTCCATTCGGCAAATGTTACTGGTGCTACAGGTAAATCATACGTCAGCCAGTTTCAGGTGAACAACAAGAAAAAATCTGACTTGGAATTCGCTCGAGTACTTTTGCACACTTTTCTATGGCACACTTTGAAAATCTAGAACATTTCTCTACCTTCAAGCGGATGTTGGATGATGTACAATCAATCGTCAAAAAATTTGCCATATCCTTACTTTTAAAGTGTCTTGAATCTCATTTGTTTTAGGGTATCCACGATGACGACCCACCCAACGAGAATTACCTGAAATTAGAGCGCCTTGTTGGCTGCGTGATAACGCCACATATTGGCTACAAAGGCGTCTACATGGAATGCCAACCTGAACCGACCATCAAGGCGTATACACAAGCTTATCGGAAAAAGTCTTCTGGGAGTAAGGAGGCTATTGTCAGTTAATAGtctgttgtctttaaacaaagcccgctcgtacCAAGGcgtaaattcccattgttctgctgtcttatcaatgggttatctgggcaaatcttgatgacatcgacccccacgaaatagCTTACATGAGAGTCGATAGGCCTATCACCGGCAAGGGCAAGTAAACGTTCATGTAATGCAAGATTGTCTTGCGTTTCCAGTGCGTATACCCGAGTTCGTACATTTCTCTACCGGAAATGTAAAATACACCAAAAATACCAATCGTGGCGTCGCAGCAAGGAACTATTTGCTTGTTTCTTGCGTGTAGAAACGGGATAAACATCGTTTGTAAATTGCAAGACGCCttcatttcatcaacattgttCTTTCAGTTGCTCCAAATCCAAGCCAACTAAATCCAATGTATCAACGATCACAGAGCGTTGATTTCCTAAGCCAGTCTCCGCTGCAGGCATCAGGTCCGCAGAGGACGAGGCGGAATATGCACATCCGACAGGCGAGTACTCCTGCGGGGATCATCTTGGAGCCTCTGGTCGAGCGAGTGGAAGCAGGCCAGGATCACTATCACCGACGCCATAGTATTGCTTGCGAAGTCGACGTTTTTGATAATGACAATGAGAATCAGTACTAAATCAAACATTCGAATTGAGTACCAAGTCAAACATCATCGAAAAGTCGTACAAGTGTCTTCCTCCCCTCCCACATGgtgttggcctgaagttcagTACGCTTCCCCCTCACATCACATGTATAGGTAAATGGTCAAAGTTTCCCGATGGAGCCCACCTCCGGGCCGTATTTCTGAGATCCGAAGGAACAGGGATACGGATAATCTTTTGTGTCATGTATAATGTTCTATACACTTAATTGGTATGTTTTATTTAATTATTTATTATGCATATCACATGTTAATGATTACAGACATGTTAATTCTTTATCACAACTTTACTTATAGGTAAACCACTCTTATTGCTTAGAAACGGGACTTTTTCATATCGTCAGAAATATatttaccaaaaaaacaaaGAATACTTTGTCTCAAGCGATTCTGTCGGTTCTAAATGTCGATTTGACAACATGGGTCTGTTATCAATGTCCTTTCATTGCGAATTCACCAAGAATTCCTGACGAGGGCCAACTGACTGATCTTTATACGCGATATCTGATCGCTGCACGATGTGTCCCATGGTGAGACGTCTCTTGGCCCACGATCTGCTCGACGTACTGGACGGGTCTGCGAGTGGTGCGCCGATTGTGTCATTTGATAAAGAAATGGACGATTTGTCCTCAAGGACCGCTAGAATAGCCGCCTTCTTATTATGTTCTGAAGCCTCAGTAACCTGCCGAGTAGTCTTCGAAGAGAACAGCCGCTTTGCTGCATCCAGTTCGGACACTTTGGTCTGGTGAACTTGGCTGTTTTGTAGCACCATGTGGGTGATAGGATGGACAACAGTGAGACAGGCGAGTCCCTCGTATGGCCCGTACTCGCGCCTGGGAAGATGCTGGTTACGGTGGCCCTGTAGCTCCAGGGTCGGTAGTCGCCGTTCGCTGTCGTGCTGACCAGGCACGGCTGAGGTTGTTGCGCGGCGGCGGCGGAGTAACATCTG encodes the following:
- the LOC135488506 gene encoding proline-rich protein 5-like isoform X3 translates to MNIHESVRQLVSQVRRGSGDNRSRSDPRRGSGDKSRHNSVDTSPHRHGGSGDSQTRTRLGSSSTLPRRSLENIISLGSRSNSRERLISNSDTPPSPLSPLIRNIAMFGAPPGSPTLPRTAATSTVPHQGLSSKNNEWTEVQTALVTLFQRKKLPDNQLSFLLITLRLFCRKMVKSEVGGFIYDFYKNQLMKKGMQILRNSLQSEGEELLQELGDLWDCFFRETLPTLQMLLFPIETMELPIRNLTLIGFRDNVVLKKDLEEILIEVNSSVPPSIRQMLLVLQGIHDDDPPNENYLKLERLVGCVITPHIGYKGVYMECQPEPTIKAYTQAYRKKSSGIAPNPSQLNPMYQRSQSVDFLSQSPLQASGPQRTRRNMHIRQASTPAGIILEPLVERVEAGQDHYHRRHSIACEVDVFDNDNENQY
- the LOC135488506 gene encoding proline-rich protein 5-like isoform X1, with protein sequence MNIHESVRQLVSQVRRGSGDNRSRSDPRRGSGDKSRHNSVDTSPHRHGGSGDSQTRTRLGSSSTLPRRSLENIISLGSRSNSRERLISNSDTPPSPLSPLIRNIAMFGAPPGSPTLPRTAATSTVPHQGLSSKNNEWTEVQTALVTLFQRKKLPDNQLSFLLITLRLFCRKMVKSEVGGFIYDFYKNQLMKKGMQILRNSLQSEGEELLQELGDLWDCFFRETLPTLQMLLFPIETMELPIRNLTLIGFRDNVVLKKDLEEILIEVNSSVPPSIRQMLLVLQGIHDDDPPNENYLKLERLVGCVITPHIGYKGVYMECQPEPTIKAYTQAYRKKSSGSKEAIVIAPNPSQLNPMYQRSQSVDFLSQSPLQASGPQRTRRNMHIRQASTPAGIILEPLVERVEAGQDHYHRRHSIACEVDVFDNDNENQY
- the LOC135487711 gene encoding uncharacterized protein LOC135487711 codes for the protein MNDSKLESMADLRNGIQGREMQRQVSSLDKEKATYQRQMNNAIQKATQKFKRRLGTLMSSQKRTRSKHARTEERTKEEKDDGEDTKRDNIETDKTRTEPIPQSKRETRANPFFSLPVLLTKPKTQMLLRRRRATTSAVPGQHDSERRLPTLELQGHRNQHLPRREYGPYEGLACLTVVHPITHMVLQNSQVHQTKVSELDAAKRLFSSKTTRQVTEASEHNKKAAILAVLEDKSSISLSNDTIGAPLADPSSTSSRSWAKRRLTMGHIVQRSDIAYKDQSVGPRQEFLVNSQ
- the LOC135488506 gene encoding proline-rich protein 5-like isoform X2; protein product: MNIHESVRQLVSQVRRGSGDNRSRSDPRRGSGDKSRHNSVDTSPHRHGGSGDSQTRTRLGSSSTLPRRSLENIISLGSRSNSRERLISNSDTPPSPLSPLIRNIAMFGAPPGSPTLPRTAATSTVPHQGLSSKNNEWTEVQTALVTLFQRKKLPDNQLSFLLITLRKMVKSEVGGFIYDFYKNQLMKKGMQILRNSLQSEGEELLQELGDLWDCFFRETLPTLQMLLFPIETMELPIRNLTLIGFRDNVVLKKDLEEILIEVNSSVPPSIRQMLLVLQGIHDDDPPNENYLKLERLVGCVITPHIGYKGVYMECQPEPTIKAYTQAYRKKSSGSKEAIVIAPNPSQLNPMYQRSQSVDFLSQSPLQASGPQRTRRNMHIRQASTPAGIILEPLVERVEAGQDHYHRRHSIACEVDVFDNDNENQY